Below is a genomic region from Paraburkholderia phenazinium.
TGGTTTTGAGCGTTGGCTCGGAGGACGCCTTCTCAGGAAAACCGAGCGGCCAGTCCCGCTAGACGAGGGCATCCTCTACCGCGATGGGACCTTCCGCTATATACAAGGGGAATCGGGTCGGGAAACGGTCCAACAGCACTTCGTTCTTCCGGCGTTTGGGAAGGGCAGCAGTCAAGACCTCATCATTCCGCTAGTACGAAAGCTAGTAGAGGCCGGGGAGCAGGTCATTGTGTTTCGTGAGCAAAAGGGTGAAACGCGCGGGTGCGCAAAGTATCTCGCGGCCGCGCTGCAACTGCCATCCGCCCCGGCTGCTCTCTCCCAGTTGCCTTCGACCGATGCATCACTGGCGTCTGGTGACCTGAAACTCACCTTGGAAGGTGGGGTAGCGTTTCACAATGCCGACCTTCAACGCGAAGAGCGCGCGGTTGTGGAGCAACACTTTCGGGCAGCGGACGCCACGATACGGGTTATTGTCGCCACAACCACATTGGCGATGGGCATAAACACGCCCGCTTCGTCGGTCGTAGTAGTTGGGTTGACGCATCCGATTGACAAGCCTTATACGGTTGCGGAATACAAAAACCTTTGTGGACGAGCAGGACGGCTGGGGTTCTCTGAACACGGCAAATCGCTTTTGATTGCGACGAATCCGGGCACGGAAACGGTTTACTGGAACAACTACGTCTTGGGTACGCCTGAAGACCTGCGGTCGAGGTTCTTCGACAGCTCGACCGACCCTCGCACGCTTATTTGCAGATTGATGACTGCGACACAGCGATGGACGCAAGCTGGATTCACCGCCGAGCAACTGGCGACGTTTCTTGAGAGCAGTTTCGGCGCGTACATCGCGAGAACGCGCGAAGATAGCTGGAAGCTTAGCCACAGTGGGCTCATCGAGTCCATCAGTTCGCTCGAACGGCATGGCCTCATCGAACGAAATGAGGCTGCGAAACTGCAACTGACGGACATCGGGAAAGTTGTCGGCGAGACTGGTATCCAGGTCGCATCAGCGATATCTATAGTGGAGTGTTTACGTCAAGTTCTGGCTGACCAGGTTACTGACCCCACCCTACTCACCGTTGTTCAACTTGCACAAGAACTCGACGAATCGTATATCCCGATAAATTCGTCGAGTACGCTCAAGGAGCCGCAGCATTGGTATTTCCAACTCCGGCAACAGCATGTTCCCGCCTCGGTACTTACTAGGCTTCGCGAAAGTGCCGGCGACACCAAGCGTGCGACACAACGCGCGAAACGTGCCGTCGCCTGCTTGCTATATATATCAGGCATGCCGATGCAAGCAATCGAAAAGACGCTCCGTCAATTCGGCGGAAGCTTCGACGGCTTGGCCGGGCCCGTTCGTTCGGTCGCGTCACGTACCTGCGACTTCCTTACTGCGACGGGGCGATTTTCAAACATCTTGCACCCGGCCATTGACCTGGACAAGCGCCTCGAACGGCTTTCCACACGTCTCACTCTCGGTGTGACGGCCGCCATTGCCGACTTGGCTGCTTACACAGGTGGAACCCTGACCCGTGGCGACTATGCGCAGCTTGAGTCATCCGGCTTCGTCACTGGAAGCGCAGTGATAGTCGCCTCCGATATTGAGCTCGCGAGATGCGTTTCGGGGTCGGCTGAGAAGGTGCAAGCCATTCGGTCGGGCGCCGAGGCGATGCTGAGAGAAGCCGAAGATGTAGAGGCACAGGCTATCGAAATTCCGGTCTACAAAGGATGAGGTGAAGCACGGAATCAACACCCTTGTCGCCTCAAAATCGCGATAAGGCATCTAACTAATAGGCAACAACAAGATACGTTCATGGACTATGAATCGCTGCGGGTCGGTGAAATTGACCCCGAATTGAACAAGGTAGTAACGAAGATGGTCATCCAACATTGCGATTTCGTCGTTTATCTCGATGAGGAACTCAACACACAGTGGCATGTTCGTGAACGAGAGGACCCCGTTCATTTCGGAAAAGTTCTGAACGCGGTCGCGGCAGTGGAACTTCGCTCTGACTTCTTGCGTGGCGATGCACAGCTATTCACTCGTGTTCGTTTGTTGGCGGGGGAAGCTCTCGCTCGTATCATTGATGACCGCGACGAAGACGCCGCGATGAGCGCAATCCAACATGCTGAAGTGATAATTGCCAAACGAAATGCTGAACTTTCGCGACACTGGTACTACATAGCTGCGCAAAAGTTGGTCTTTGGGTGCATCGTTTTCGCTGTATTCGCTTGGGTAACACGCAATTATCTACCGTGGGACGCGCTGCTAGGACACACCGCGTATCAGTTTATATTCTGCGCGGTGGCTGGCGCCGTTGGCGCGCTGATTTCGATAATCACTCGCAGCCATAGCATTGAGCTTGATGCTATGTCGGGCGAACTGGCACATCAAATCGAATCCCGCGCACGTATTGTTACTGGCATGGTTGCCGCGTTAGCATTTGGTCTGGCAACCAAGCTTGGCTGGCTATCTCTGTTTCACGGCAACCCAGGTTCAGTTCAGTTTCTGGTTTTGCTTGGACTGGCCTGCGGCGCAAGCGAACGCGCGGTTCCAAACTTTCTCAGTCGGTTCGACCCCGCCGGTGAACGGCAGCATGCTACCTCGAAGCAGCATGAGAAGGACGATAAATCCGTTAAGCCTTCAACCTGAATTCTTCAATGCGGGGAGGAAGGAATGTGCCCTCCATTAAATAAGCCGCCAAAGATTCTCGATAGAACCGCCGCTATGAAAACGAGCCCCGATTTGTTCAATATGGAAAGCTTGAGCTTCGATGACGAAAGACATGGACGCGCCGAAGGGGGCTTCTTGGCTCATGTGTTGAGGCACAGCAATAGAAGGCACAAGT
It encodes:
- a CDS encoding DEAD/DEAH box helicase, which codes for MAFRGLFIGIDRYRSQYIDWLSCSARDARALDALFSDNLGGDAVLLVDEDATRAQIESEFLALRETSVDDVVVITYSGHGTETHQLVAYDTDVADLAGTTISLQWIADRFSEIPARRLILFLDCCFAGGIGAKVLQVAEVSRDMSSAEARLERISGQGRLIVTASGANEPAWENRRLRHGVFTHYLLEALQGTPESASGGRVSVYQLIEYVVRRVVDHTANSDEPQNPAMRGTIDGEFSWPIFQAGGLYRSAFPELAGAIATSDVSSLRHFGFPAEMVEAWASAIPSLNELQISAINEYGVLRGENLLVSAPTSSGKTMIGELASLNSILSRGRAAFLFPLKALVADKLAHFTEVYGRLGVRTIEATGETDDLRPLLKGQYDVALLTYEKFTSICVTFPHVLRQLDVIVVDETQMIADESRGANLEFMLTLFRARQSGGATPQLIALSAVIGETNGFERWLGGRLLRKTERPVPLDEGILYRDGTFRYIQGESGRETVQQHFVLPAFGKGSSQDLIIPLVRKLVEAGEQVIVFREQKGETRGCAKYLAAALQLPSAPAALSQLPSTDASLASGDLKLTLEGGVAFHNADLQREERAVVEQHFRAADATIRVIVATTTLAMGINTPASSVVVVGLTHPIDKPYTVAEYKNLCGRAGRLGFSEHGKSLLIATNPGTETVYWNNYVLGTPEDLRSRFFDSSTDPRTLICRLMTATQRWTQAGFTAEQLATFLESSFGAYIARTREDSWKLSHSGLIESISSLERHGLIERNEAAKLQLTDIGKVVGETGIQVASAISIVECLRQVLADQVTDPTLLTVVQLAQELDESYIPINSSSTLKEPQHWYFQLRQQHVPASVLTRLRESAGDTKRATQRAKRAVACLLYISGMPMQAIEKTLRQFGGSFDGLAGPVRSVASRTCDFLTATGRFSNILHPAIDLDKRLERLSTRLTLGVTAAIADLAAYTGGTLTRGDYAQLESSGFVTGSAVIVASDIELARCVSGSAEKVQAIRSGAEAMLREAEDVEAQAIEIPVYKG